A stretch of Ligilactobacillus faecis DNA encodes these proteins:
- a CDS encoding MazG-like family protein, translating into MTFEEINERLKNWADDRNIGEYSDKQIMKLFEEIGELSEAINKKMVEQEIDAVGNIQVVLMILCYQRGLDPIECLNNAYNVIKDRTGKTVNGTFIKTEDLEG; encoded by the coding sequence ATGACGTTTGAAGAAATCAACGAAAGACTAAAAAACTGGGCTGATGATCGTAATATTGGAGAGTATTCAGATAAGCAAATCATGAAGCTATTTGAAGAAATCGGAGAACTTTCAGAGGCAATCAATAAAAAAATGGTAGAACAAGAAATTGATGCTGTTGGTAATATTCAAGTAGTGCTGATGATCTTATGTTATCAACGTGGGCTTGATCCTATCGAATGCTTGAACAATGCTTACAACGTTATCAAAGATCGCACAGGCAAAACAGTTAATGGCACATTTATCAAGACAGAGGATCTGGAGGGATAA
- a CDS encoding siphovirus Gp157 family protein translates to MNLFEINEQYRAVEEMDLDPKTLQDTLDAIADARDVKLDNIAFLIEKSKMQADFLKNKIKELQEAKKVLENKQKSLKDYMTTALDEAGIKELQTSNHILKTRNYKKSVIIDRLEDIPDEYKKTETVVKADSMALYRALMDGKDIKGAHLKDNRGTVIK, encoded by the coding sequence ATGAATTTATTTGAAATTAACGAACAGTATCGGGCAGTCGAAGAAATGGATCTAGATCCAAAGACTTTACAAGATACGTTAGATGCGATCGCAGATGCTCGGGATGTGAAACTTGATAATATCGCTTTTCTGATTGAGAAAAGCAAGATGCAAGCTGATTTCTTGAAGAACAAGATCAAAGAGCTACAAGAAGCAAAGAAAGTTCTCGAAAACAAACAAAAGAGCCTAAAAGATTACATGACAACAGCGCTTGATGAAGCGGGTATCAAAGAACTGCAGACAAGCAACCACATCTTAAAGACAAGAAATTATAAAAAGTCAGTGATCATTGATCGATTAGAAGACATTCCAGATGAGTACAAGAAGACAGAAACGGTAGTCAAAGCTGATTCCATGGCATTATACAGGGCACTCATGGATGGTAAAGACATCAAGGGTGCTCACTTGAAAGATAATCGTGGGACCGTAATCAAGTAG
- the rpsM gene encoding 30S ribosomal protein S13: MARIAGVDLPRDKRIVIGLTYIYGIGNTTAKKILAEAGVSEDVRVRDLTSDQEDKIRAVVDNYKVEGDLRREVSLNIKRLSEIGSYRGLRHRRHLPVRGQNTKNNARTRKGPAVSIAGKKK; the protein is encoded by the coding sequence ATGGCTCGTATTGCAGGTGTCGATCTACCACGCGACAAGCGTATCGTTATCGGCTTAACTTATATTTACGGAATCGGTAATACAACAGCTAAGAAGATCTTAGCTGAAGCAGGTGTTTCAGAAGATGTACGTGTACGCGATCTTACTTCAGATCAAGAAGACAAGATCCGTGCCGTTGTAGACAACTACAAGGTGGAAGGTGACCTTCGTCGTGAAGTTTCCTTAAACATCAAACGTCTTTCCGAAATCGGCTCTTACCGTGGTCTACGTCATCGTCGTCATTTACCAGTTCGTGGTCAAAACACGAAGAACAACGCACGTACACGTAAAGGCCCAGCAGTTTCAATTGCAGGTAAGAAAAAATAA
- a CDS encoding tyrosine-type recombinase/integrase gives MAYIKKYTKKDGSKAYMFKAYLGIDPLTGKERHTTRRGFRTISEAKTAISRLELEVKEDGLPTSQRKIMTFQELYVLWFEQYKTTIKESSAFSQRSNIQLHILPKFGKLKLDKISTAYCQKQVNNWFKTVKNYHNLIGLTRRILNYGKALKQISSNPMDNVIIPKRKDKTTNKINPNNFYDKQQLQTFMKTLEEHASFQMYVVFRVLAFTGIRKGELSALKWSDIDFKTHTLSIKRTVAFDQNGKLYCQTPKTKNSNRLLSLDKETVEILKKWQNKQRKEMFKKGINIDKEDNLVFHNNNGGFIQNSIFGFLNRFTTKYNLPPITPHGFRHTHASLLFESGATVKEVQERLGHENVKTTLDVYTHVTKSAREKTANKFAEYVSF, from the coding sequence ATGGCATATATTAAAAAATATACAAAAAAAGATGGGTCAAAAGCTTATATGTTTAAAGCATATCTTGGAATTGATCCACTAACAGGAAAAGAGCGTCACACTACTAGACGAGGTTTTAGAACGATTTCAGAAGCAAAGACAGCTATATCACGCTTAGAATTGGAAGTAAAGGAAGATGGATTACCTACTAGTCAAAGAAAGATAATGACATTTCAAGAACTATATGTACTATGGTTTGAGCAATACAAAACAACAATAAAAGAAAGCTCTGCATTCTCTCAGCGATCAAATATTCAACTCCACATTTTACCTAAATTTGGTAAGCTTAAACTGGACAAGATAAGCACAGCATATTGCCAAAAACAAGTAAATAACTGGTTCAAAACAGTTAAGAACTATCATAACTTAATCGGACTTACTAGACGCATATTGAACTATGGGAAAGCTTTAAAACAAATATCAAGTAATCCAATGGATAATGTAATAATTCCAAAACGAAAGGATAAAACTACTAACAAAATTAATCCTAATAACTTCTACGATAAACAACAACTGCAAACGTTTATGAAGACATTGGAGGAACATGCTTCTTTTCAAATGTACGTGGTATTCAGGGTTTTAGCTTTTACAGGAATCAGAAAAGGTGAACTTTCCGCACTTAAATGGTCTGATATTGATTTTAAAACTCATACCTTATCGATCAAAAGAACAGTAGCCTTTGATCAGAATGGAAAATTGTACTGTCAAACTCCCAAAACTAAAAATAGCAATCGTTTGTTATCTTTAGACAAAGAAACAGTAGAGATATTAAAAAAATGGCAAAATAAACAACGGAAGGAAATGTTTAAAAAAGGCATTAATATAGACAAGGAAGATAATTTAGTTTTTCATAATAATAATGGTGGCTTCATTCAAAACAGTATATTTGGTTTTCTGAATCGATTTACGACTAAATATAATTTACCTCCAATAACTCCCCATGGATTTAGACATACACATGCTAGTCTACTTTTTGAATCTGGTGCAACAGTTAAAGAAGTGCAAGAACGATTAGGACATGAGAATGTTAAAACAACACTTGATGTTTACACGCATGTAACTAAATCAGCACGTGAAAAAACTGCCAATAAATTTGCCGAGTATGTTAGTTTTTAA
- the rpmJ gene encoding 50S ribosomal protein L36 translates to MKVRPSVKPMCEHCKVIKRKGRVMVICDNPKHKQRQG, encoded by the coding sequence ATGAAAGTAAGACCATCAGTTAAACCAATGTGCGAACATTGCAAAGTTATCAAACGTAAAGGTCGCGTTATGGTTATTTGCGATAATCCAAAGCACAAACAACGTCAAGGATAA
- the rpsK gene encoding 30S ribosomal protein S11 — translation MAVKKSRKRRVKKNIESGVAHIHSTFNNTLVMITDVHGNAVAWSSAGSLGFKGSRKSTPFAAQMAAEAAAKGAMDHGMKTVEVAVKGPGSGREAAIRALQTTGLEVTSIKDVTPVPHNGCRPPKRRRV, via the coding sequence ATGGCAGTTAAAAAGTCTCGCAAGCGCCGTGTCAAGAAGAATATCGAAAGCGGTGTGGCACATATTCATTCAACATTCAATAACACACTTGTTATGATCACAGACGTTCATGGTAACGCCGTTGCATGGTCATCTGCAGGTTCTTTAGGCTTCAAAGGTTCCCGTAAGTCTACTCCATTTGCTGCCCAAATGGCCGCTGAAGCAGCAGCTAAAGGTGCAATGGATCATGGTATGAAGACTGTTGAAGTTGCAGTCAAGGGTCCTGGTTCTGGTCGTGAAGCTGCTATTCGTGCGCTTCAAACAACAGGTCTTGAAGTTACATCTATCAAGGATGTTACACCAGTTCCTCATAACGGATGCCGTCCTCCAAAACGCCGTCGTGTTTAA
- a CDS encoding ORF6N domain-containing protein has protein sequence MTNLRIEQVSYDDQLILTTEQLAEFYETTVNTIKVNFNNNKSKFEEGKHYYLLKGAQLKEFKNKVKNLYLVGKNANQLYLWTKRGASRHAKMLGTDRAWDVYDELEETYFATRKAIETDDKALLADKRLKIMERNAVTKRAQLMYKIAMETNDQREREKLLIKASNELVGNEEKENLSSIELPELPYYGNFYMATTIADMVHFTNGAFTIGKIANQHRLKPLYGTENEYCKIIIRDGTKYTLYKEKGKDTIIGLLASEGYI, from the coding sequence GTGACAAATTTACGGATAGAGCAAGTCAGTTACGATGATCAATTAATCTTAACGACTGAACAACTTGCAGAATTTTACGAAACAACAGTCAATACGATCAAGGTTAATTTCAACAACAATAAGAGCAAGTTTGAAGAAGGAAAACATTATTATTTGCTGAAAGGCGCTCAGCTCAAGGAGTTTAAGAACAAGGTAAAAAATCTTTACCTTGTTGGAAAGAATGCAAATCAGTTATATCTCTGGACAAAGCGAGGAGCGAGTCGCCATGCAAAAATGCTTGGGACAGATCGGGCATGGGACGTGTATGACGAACTGGAAGAAACATATTTCGCAACACGAAAAGCAATTGAGACAGACGATAAAGCACTATTGGCTGATAAGCGTTTGAAAATCATGGAGCGTAATGCAGTGACTAAACGAGCTCAGTTAATGTACAAGATCGCAATGGAAACAAATGATCAAAGAGAAAGAGAAAAACTGTTAATCAAGGCAAGTAACGAGCTAGTTGGTAATGAAGAAAAAGAAAATCTAAGTAGTATCGAGCTACCTGAACTTCCGTATTATGGAAATTTCTACATGGCAACAACGATCGCTGATATGGTTCACTTTACGAACGGGGCGTTTACGATCGGAAAGATTGCAAATCAGCATAGGCTAAAACCTTTATACGGCACGGAAAATGAATACTGCAAGATCATAATTAGAGACGGTACAAAGTACACATTATATAAGGAAAAAGGAAAAGATACGATTATTGGCCTGTTAGCTAGTGAAGGTTATATCTGA
- a CDS encoding helix-turn-helix domain-containing protein, translating to MFNIRLRDLRLKKGLTQDELGKILNVSGKTIGTWERDSRQPNIETINELANYFGVTTDYLLGRTPTPSFTAKDERDIQKVVGDLIDGLSNENSLAYLRNGGEEIDEDDAELIKAALEKVARRSKILAKEKFTPDKYK from the coding sequence TTGTTTAATATTCGACTAAGGGATTTACGTCTTAAAAAAGGATTAACGCAAGATGAGTTAGGCAAGATACTAAACGTTTCTGGTAAAACCATAGGCACATGGGAAAGAGATTCTAGACAACCTAACATAGAAACCATTAATGAATTAGCTAACTACTTTGGCGTAACGACTGATTATTTACTTGGCAGAACTCCGACTCCTTCATTTACTGCCAAAGATGAAAGAGATATTCAAAAGGTCGTTGGCGATCTTATTGATGGTCTTAGCAATGAAAATAGTCTTGCTTACCTTAGAAATGGTGGCGAGGAAATAGACGAGGACGATGCAGAATTAATCAAAGCTGCCTTAGAAAAAGTTGCTCGTAGATCTAAGATCTTAGCAAAAGAAAAATTTACACCGGATAAATACAAATAA
- the infA gene encoding translation initiation factor IF-1: MAKDDVIEIEGTIKETLPNAMFKVELENGHEILAHVSGKIRMHYIRILPGDKVTVEMSPYDLTKGRITYRFK, encoded by the coding sequence GTGGCGAAAGATGATGTGATTGAAATTGAGGGTACGATCAAAGAAACGTTGCCAAATGCGATGTTCAAAGTTGAACTTGAAAATGGACATGAGATTTTAGCTCACGTTTCTGGTAAGATCCGCATGCACTATATTCGTATTTTACCAGGTGATAAGGTTACAGTTGAAATGTCCCCTTATGATTTGACTAAGGGTCGCATTACCTATCGCTTTAAATAG
- a CDS encoding DNA-directed RNA polymerase subunit alpha, which produces MIEFEKPKIHKIEEGEDYGKFVVEPLERGYGTTLGNSLRRILLSSLPGAAITDVQIDGVLHEFSTVKGVLEDVTAIILNLKKVALKLDSEDPQTLEFDVVGPKEVTAGDIQGSSDVEVLNPDQYICTVADGAVFHARMTADKGRGYVSAAEHKAKAEDMPIGVLPIDSIYTPIERVNYQVEKTRVGQKNDYDKLTLDVWTNGSITPSEAISLSAKILTEHLTLFVDLTDEAKNAEIMVEKEETHKEKMLEMTIEELDLSVRSYNCLKRAGINTVQALTNKSEADMMKVRNLGRKSLEEVKAKLADLGLSLRHDD; this is translated from the coding sequence ATGATCGAATTTGAAAAACCAAAAATTCATAAAATTGAAGAAGGCGAAGATTACGGTAAGTTTGTTGTTGAACCGCTCGAACGTGGCTATGGGACAACTTTAGGTAACTCCTTACGTCGGATCTTGCTTTCTTCTTTACCAGGTGCAGCTATCACAGATGTTCAGATCGATGGTGTGTTACACGAATTCTCCACTGTCAAAGGTGTATTAGAAGACGTGACAGCGATCATTTTGAACTTAAAGAAAGTTGCCCTAAAGCTTGATTCTGAAGATCCTCAAACTTTAGAATTTGATGTTGTTGGTCCAAAAGAAGTTACAGCCGGTGACATTCAAGGTAGCAGTGATGTTGAGGTCTTAAACCCAGATCAATATATCTGTACGGTTGCAGATGGAGCTGTTTTCCACGCACGTATGACTGCTGACAAGGGTCGAGGCTATGTTTCCGCTGCGGAACATAAAGCTAAGGCTGAAGATATGCCTATTGGCGTTTTACCAATCGACTCAATTTATACCCCGATCGAACGTGTCAACTACCAAGTAGAAAAAACACGTGTTGGTCAAAAAAATGATTATGATAAATTAACGTTAGACGTGTGGACAAACGGTTCGATCACACCAAGTGAAGCGATCAGCTTGTCTGCTAAGATCCTAACAGAACATTTGACTTTATTTGTTGATTTGACTGATGAAGCTAAGAATGCTGAGATCATGGTCGAAAAAGAAGAAACACATAAAGAAAAAATGTTAGAAATGACGATCGAAGAACTTGATCTTTCTGTTCGTTCATATAACTGCTTGAAGCGTGCCGGTATCAATACGGTCCAAGCTTTGACGAATAAGTCTGAAGCAGATATGATGAAAGTTAGAAACCTTGGACGCAAGTCTCTGGAAGAAGTTAAGGCTAAGTTAGCCGATCTCGGTCTATCATTACGTCATGATGACTAA
- a CDS encoding AAA family ATPase, with translation MQFFTPGNFPEHHNMYFIYGDGGTGKTSLLKQFKGNKALFSFDLSYNAVKDTGDITLAVLEGTDVPIIQRVVWDNLIAAINSPNIDVICLDNVTALQNYVLDNIENAARDNRQNYNAMQKWFREIGTLLRRSNKTIYATAHAIDKDNGGIDGKGRYEADMNLKTFNAFTSMFDLVGRIYLKDGERWIDLDPEQGNHAKNRIDDRKLIKADELIEPKPTEQIAVEEPKKKAKKAS, from the coding sequence ATGCAATTTTTTACGCCAGGGAATTTCCCAGAGCACCATAACATGTATTTTATCTATGGTGACGGTGGAACAGGCAAAACAAGCTTACTAAAGCAATTTAAAGGTAATAAAGCATTATTCAGTTTTGACTTATCATACAACGCTGTTAAAGATACTGGAGACATCACGTTGGCTGTCCTTGAAGGTACAGACGTTCCAATTATTCAACGTGTTGTATGGGACAACTTAATTGCAGCAATCAACAGCCCAAACATTGATGTGATTTGTTTGGATAATGTAACAGCATTGCAAAATTATGTGCTGGATAATATCGAAAATGCTGCAAGAGACAATCGCCAAAATTACAACGCAATGCAGAAATGGTTCAGAGAAATTGGAACGTTATTGAGACGTTCAAACAAGACAATTTACGCTACGGCTCATGCGATCGATAAAGACAATGGAGGGATCGACGGTAAAGGCCGATACGAAGCTGATATGAACTTAAAAACGTTCAACGCTTTTACAAGTATGTTTGATTTGGTCGGTCGGATCTATCTTAAAGACGGTGAACGTTGGATCGATCTTGATCCAGAGCAAGGCAACCATGCTAAAAACCGTATTGACGATCGTAAGCTGATCAAGGCAGATGAACTTATTGAGCCTAAACCAACTGAACAAATTGCAGTAGAAGAACCAAAAAAGAAAGCTAAAAAAGCTAGTTAA
- the rplQ gene encoding 50S ribosomal protein L17, whose amino-acid sequence MAYRKLGRTSAHRKSMLRNLTTDLIVNGRIVTTETRAKEVRKTAEKMITLGKKGDLASRRRAAAFMMDVVADVKVSDDDKAVVQTALQKLFEEVAPKFEGRNGGYTRIIKMNERRGDAAKMAVLELVD is encoded by the coding sequence ATGGCTTACCGTAAATTAGGTCGTACAAGCGCACACCGTAAATCAATGTTACGTAACTTAACAACTGACTTGATCGTTAATGGTCGCATCGTTACAACAGAAACACGTGCTAAAGAAGTACGTAAAACTGCTGAAAAGATGATCACTTTAGGTAAAAAAGGTGATCTTGCTTCACGTCGTCGCGCAGCTGCATTCATGATGGACGTAGTTGCTGACGTTAAAGTGAGCGATGATGACAAGGCTGTTGTTCAAACTGCTTTACAAAAGTTGTTTGAAGAAGTTGCGCCTAAATTTGAAGGCCGTAACGGCGGTTACACACGTATCATCAAGATGAACGAACGCCGCGGCGATGCAGCTAAGATGGCTGTTCTTGAATTAGTTGACTAA
- a CDS encoding ImmA/IrrE family metallo-endopeptidase has protein sequence MSRKVIRDKVTHLVEKYDTTDPIEICNCLGINRYTFDLGKDTMGFRTEIYRISSIALNARNSDAENFVTTCHELGHHICGHDTNTEFLKHSNLNYINYGVEYEANVFMVELLTYGVNAACFSNEEQLLQSCNVPKWAERYVDWDYIRSKADFSSFDSIY, from the coding sequence ATGTCAAGGAAAGTTATTAGGGATAAGGTGACACATCTTGTAGAAAAATATGATACTACTGATCCTATTGAGATCTGTAATTGTTTAGGCATAAATCGCTATACATTCGATCTAGGTAAAGATACTATGGGATTCAGAACTGAGATATACCGTATTAGTTCGATAGCTCTAAATGCTAGGAATAGTGATGCAGAAAACTTTGTCACTACCTGTCATGAACTCGGCCATCACATTTGTGGTCACGACACCAACACGGAATTTCTGAAACATTCAAACTTGAACTATATCAACTATGGGGTTGAGTATGAAGCAAATGTCTTCATGGTTGAACTATTAACTTACGGCGTTAATGCTGCTTGCTTCTCAAATGAAGAACAGCTATTACAGAGTTGCAATGTACCTAAATGGGCTGAAAGATATGTCGATTGGGACTATATCCGATCTAAAGCCGATTTCTCATCGTTCGACTCTATTTATTAA
- a CDS encoding helix-turn-helix domain-containing protein, with product MLATLRKEKGLTQKEIAEKLDITQKAWQSYESGFRTPRPATMQKIEDFFGVPKEKIFFAAFDYKTSPNEFKERSSSKKG from the coding sequence ATGTTGGCAACTTTGAGAAAGGAAAAAGGCTTGACGCAGAAAGAAATTGCTGAAAAGCTTGATATTACTCAAAAAGCTTGGCAATCGTATGAAAGTGGTTTTAGAACGCCTAGACCAGCGACAATGCAAAAAATAGAAGATTTTTTTGGAGTTCCAAAAGAAAAAATTTTTTTTGCAGCTTTTGACTACAAAACGTCGCCAAATGAATTTAAAGAAAGATCTTCAAGTAAGAAGGGGTGA